The genomic stretch GCAAGTTGGTGTATGTACTAATAACTACCGGTAATTCAGCTTGTTTCGCTTGGTAAATAGCTGGTAAAAAGTAACCTAACGATTTCCCAATCCCTGTTCCCGCTTCAATCAAGGCATGTTTTCCTGATTTCATCGCTTGGAAAACCAAATTCATCATTTCAAATTGACCACTTCTTGCATAAAGTGGCGCTCCAGCTTTTTTGAATAGTGCCATTTTAGCTTCGTCTGTTTCAGGAAATTCAAGTAAATCTGCTCTACTATAGGTGGGCTTTTCGACTTCTTTTTTGCGAATAACTAGTCCACGATGTTCTACGAATGCTGGATCAAGTGGCTTGTTTTCTCGCTCTTTTCGCATTTCAATTTCAAATAAGAGCTCTGGTAAATAGCTTTTTAGACTGCCAGAAATCGTTGTCATTTGACGAATGACAGGTAGTGGTAAATTTTCTAGCTTTTCTAAGAGAAGGAGTAGTAAATCTGCTGTCACTTCCGCATCACTATCCGCACGGTGCGGTTTATCGTGCCCAAGATTAAATTCATCGGACAAGTCTTGTAGTTTATAACTATCGATGCCCGGATACATAATTCTAGCTAATTCCACAGTATCGAGTTTTTTCATTTTGCCAAGAGAAATTCCTGCACGCGTCATTTCTCGTTCTAAAAATGTCCAGTCAAATGACACATTATGTGCCACAAAAATAGTATCTTCTAGTAAATTCGCGATAATCGGTGCGACATCTTCAAACAGTGGAGCATTTTTAACGTCTTTTGGGGAGATTCCCGTTAATTCTTGAATAAACGCAGGAATCGGTTTTTCTGGATTTAAAAATGTCGTGTATGTTTCCAGACGTTTTCCTGATTCAACAAAGCAAGCAGCGAACTGGATAATCCGGTCCTCTCGTGAAGCTTGATTTCCTGTTGTTTCTAAATCGACGACTATATAGCGTTTCTGTTTCATCTGCTCCACCTCTTTCCTTCACTGCTTTTATTCAAAAATAACGATGCAAACAAACGAGTAGCTTGAGCAGAAATCCACTCAAGCTCCCCGAACTGATTATAAAGTCGTATGCGCTTTTTCTTCTGGAAGAATCATTTCAATATGATTTTTTTCATCTAAAACAACTATTTTGGGTTCATGTGTTTTCGCTTCTTCGGCAGTAAACATTCCGTAACTCATAATAATTACTACGTCGCCAACTTGGACGTGTCTAGCTGCAGCTCCGTTTAGACAAATCACACCACTTCCTGGCTCACCTGGGATAATATAGGTTTCAATTCTAGCACCGTTATTGTTATTTACAATTTGAACTTTTTCGTTTGGAAGCATATCCACTGCTTCTAAAATAGCAGAATCAATCGTAATACTTCCAACATAATTTAGATTGGCTTCTGTTACAGTCGCTCGGTGAATTTTGCCATTCATCATTGTTCTAAACATTTTTTACCGCCTCTTCACATTTATTAATTCATTATCAATTAAACGAGCTTTCGAATATTTTACTGCCGCTGCAATGATTATTCCTTTGGTCCAGTCTGTTACTGGTGTAAATTCAGGATAGGAATAGAGCGCTAAGTAAGCAATGTTCTCATGGGATGGTTGCTCATTTATTTTATCTGTCATGACTTGGACTATTTTAGCCTCATTTGTTTCCCCAGATTCAATAAGTTCTCGCCCTAGTTGTAAAGCTTCATGAATCACCGGTGCTTCTTTTCGTTCTTTTTCTGTTAAATAGACATTTCGTGAACTTTTGGCAAGTCCATCTGCTTCTCTAACAGTCGCAATGATTCGTAAATTTATAGGGAAAAAGTAGTCTTCTACTAGACCTGAAACAACGGCCACTTGTTGAGCATCTTTTTGACCGAAATAGGCGTTATCTGGGTTCACTAAATGAAATAGCTTCGTTAAAACCGTTACTACTCCGTCAAAATGACCTTCACGATCAGCACCATCAAGTACAGAAACTCGTTTGATGACATGTAGTTTGGTTGCTAGTTCGGTTGGATAGATTTCTTCGACTGTAGGTACAAATAAAATATCCACGCCGCCTTCTTCTGCGAGCTTTGCATCGTGCGCTTCATCTCGAGGATAAGCATCAAAGTCTTCGTTCGGACCGAACTGGGTTGGATTAACAAAAACACTCATAACGACAAAATCTGTTTCTTTTCTCGCATGGCTGACAAGTGTCATATGTCCTTCATGTAAAAAGCCCATCGTCGGAACGTAACCAATTGTTTTATTCGCTTTTTTTTGCTCTAAAATAGCTTCTTTAAGGTCTTGTTTATTTCGAATAATTAACATTTGCTATTCCCTTCCATAAAGGCCTTTTAAGTCTTCTTCAGCCATGGTAAAGCTATGTTTCACTTCTGGAAACGTCGCTGCTTTTACTTCTTTTACGTAGCTTGCTAGTGCTGGTTCGATTCTTTCATCAATGTCCGCATACGCTTTTACAAATTTGGCGCGACGACTGATTCCATAACCGATAATATCGTGATAAACGAGTACTTGTCCATCTGTTTCTACGCCTGCTCCAATACCAATTGTAGGGATAGAAAGTGCTTTACTTACTTTTTCAGCGAGTTGACGTGGAATTGCTTCAAGTACGAGTGCAATCGCTCCAGCAGCTTCTACAGCTAACGCATTATCCATTAGCTCTTGTGCTTCTTGGGCAGATTTAGCACGTACTTTATAGCTTCCAGTTAAGCCAACACTTTGCGGGGTTAAGCCAAGATGCGCGACAACTGGAGCACCTGCTTCTGTTAGGCGAGCAATTTTGTTAACGACTTCTCCTGCTCCTTCTAATTTTACAGCATGAGCGCCACTTTCTTGGATAATCTTCCGTGTATTTTGGATAGTTTCATCCACTGAACCATGATACGTCATAAACGGCATGTCTGTAACAACAAATGTATCTGGTGCCCCGCGCTTCACGGCTTTTGTATGATGAATCATATCATCCATCGTAACTGGTACAGTTGAATCGTAGCCTAATACTACCATTCCAAGTGAATCGCCGACTAAAATCATATCAGCTTCTGCTTGTTCTACATTCTTAGCAGAAGGATAGTCATACGCGGTTATCATCGTGATTTTCTCACCGTTTTCCTTCATAGCAAAAAAGTCTACTGGTCTTTTCATTTTCTTAGCTCCTTTTCGTCCCTGTTAAATTACTTTAATCAAGGCAAAAAACATATTTTTTTAGTAGCATTAGTATGATCCGGTAAAGGTATCATCCATTCATTGCTACCATATGTATAATAACATAAATAGATGCTTACTTAAAGTATGTAAATTGAAGAGAGGCCTACTCTGAAACCTCTCCACTTACTTTATTCATCCAATTCGTTAATTTCGCCGGTTCATCCGTTGCTGCATAGGTAGACGCTACTTTTCCATCTTTTAAATAAACCATCGTTGGGACAGAATCGATGTCCATTTTTTCTAAAAGAGCAATCATATCATCGCGACTCTTTTCGGAGGCTTTATCTGTGTTATAATAAGCCATTTTTTGGTCTGGTTGTCTTTTTTTAAGTTCTTTCTTTAAAATAGGTTGAAATGCTTGGCAATCTTCACAGGTCGGACGCCCAACGTAAACAAAGCCAGTTGTTTTATCGGCCATTTTTTGCTTGAAATCTTTGGTGGAAATGGTTGTTAGAAAAGAGGCGCTTTCTTTTTCTGTTTGATTTGCTTTCTCTTCCGTTTCTTTTTTATTATCGCCGCATGCTCCAAGTGTAAGGATTACGGTAATTGATGTTAATAGTAATAGTATTTTTTTCATCTAAACAGCTCCTTCGCATTTATTGTACTTGATTTTTCCCAAAAAAGAAAAACCCGAAAAAGTGATTTTCACACTATGTTTTCGAGTTAAAAGATATGTTTTTGGGTATTTTATTAGGGTTAAAACGTTCTTTTCTATAGTGTTTCGTTATTTTTCATTATCTAGCAAAATATCTGCGGAATAGATTGAATGTACTTCACCGAGTGCGTCTTGGAGTAAGAGTACACCTTCATCAGAAATCCCTTTTACTTGTCCATGAATTTTGCCTTTTGTTGTGCTAGCAGTTAATTTTTCGCCAAATGGAATGGCTTTTGTTTCCCAAAGTAATTTTATCGGTGCGAATCCTTTATCTAGAAAAAGCTCATAATATTTTTCTAAAGAAGTGAGAATTTCTTGTAGTAAAGCTTTTCTTGAGACGCTTTCGCCTAATTCCAGTTTCAGAGAACTTGCTTTGTCTTTAATTTCTTCTGGGAATTCCTGTTGATTTACATTGATTCCCATACCGATAATTACTGCGTGAATCGTTTCTGCCTCCGCTTGCATTTCCGTTAAAACACCACAGATTTTTCGTTTACCAATGTAAATATCATTCGGCCATTTGATTTTCGGTTCGAGCTTTGTGCTATTTTCAATCGCTTCTGTGATTGCGAGTGAGGCGATAAACGTGAACTGGGGTACTTTTTGAATAGGGATTTGTGGTTTTAAAATTACACTCATCCAAATACCTTCCCCTTTTTTGGAACTCCAAGGGCGAAGCAAGCGACCTTTTCCAGCTGTTTGCTCATCGGCTACGATAACGGTTCCTTCAGGGCTAGATTCGATTTGCTGATGGGCGATGATTTGTGTAGAGCTAACCGATTCATGGATTTCCAAATGCTGACCGATAAATTTGGTTTCTAAACCGAGTAGTAGTGCATCTTTCGTGTACTGTTCTGCTGTTGCTGACAAACGGTAACCACGGTTTCTGACTGCTTCGATTTCAAATCCTTCTTTACGGAGAGCTTCCATTTGCTTCCAAACGGCTGTGCGCGAGCATCCTAGACTATCCGCAATTTCTTGCCCTGATAAATAAGTACCATCACTTTCTGTAAATAAAGCAAGTAATTTTTCTCGATTATTCTTCATGATAGCCTAGCCACCTTTTAATCTGAATTTTTTCATTGTTTATTTCATTGGAAAGGACACCACATTCCACTTTATCAAGCGTCTCTTTTACCCATGGACCTGCGCTTTCTCCAGACCATTTTAATAAATCAGCTCCAGTAATAGCTAAGTCTTTTTTGGAGTGAATTGGTAACGCCTCGTATGCTTGACTTACTTTATGTTGGTTGTTTTCTTGCCCTCGAATAACATTTAGTTCATTTACTAATGAGAAAACTGCCTTGCCAGCATGATAAAGTTCTTCTGTTAGCCATGTCTCTTTCATGTTTAGCGCGTATTGATACGCTTTATTCACTAGTTGAATTGTTTTATTGGGTAATTTCCAAGCTTTAAGAAATGCGTTAACATTGTTAGGTTTGACAGCAACGACGAGTCCAAGCCAAATCGATTCTTCGGTTGTTCGTTTTTCCCAGTCCCAACTAGCAAACTCGCTTAGTGCTGATTTCTCGTCTTTTAAGCCTGGTAAATAAGTTTCCATTTTGACTTTTAAAAGTAGTTCTATCGCACGTTTTGCTGCTTTGCCTTTCATCATTTTTAGCCATTCAACCGTAATTCGTTCAACGGAAGTATGCTGTAACAACTCTATTTGGCTTTCTAAAGCTTTTTCGGTTTCTTTATCAAGCTCAAAGTCAAGTTGACTCAGAAAGCGGACTGCTCGCATCATTCTAAGCGCATCTTCATGAAAACGTTCGGAGGCTTTACCAACTGCTTTGATTTCTTTATTTTGAATCGCTAGTTGCCCAGAAAACGGGTCTTGTAGCGCAAAATGTTCATCCATCGCAATGGCGTTCATCGTAAAATCGCGACGTTTTAAATCCTCTTCTAGGGAGCGAATAAAGGTTACCTCGCTTGGGCGCCTGAAATCTTCATACGTCCCTTCCGTTCGAAAAGTGGTCACTTCATAAAATTCATTATTTTCTCTAACTGTAACAGTCCCATGTGCAATCCCAGTGTCATAACTTGTCTGAAAAATCTCTTTTACTTCTTCTGGGAAAGCACTAGTTGCAATATCCACATCGGAAATCGTTCTATTTAGCAAGTAATCTCTGACAGATCCGCCAACAAAATACGCTTCAAAACCCGCTGTAGTTAATTTTTGCAATACAGGAAGCGCTTTTAGGAAAACGTCATTCATCTGTCATCGCTCCTTTATTCATCATTCCGTCTTAAGTCTCGCCAATCTAGGAAACCAGCTCCTAAACCACGAATTAAAATTTCTGCTGTGCCAATATTTGTCGCTAAAGGAATTTCGTATACATCGCATAATCGAATAAGCGCCGTCACATCTGGTTCGTGAGGCTGCGCAGTGAGTGGATCCCGCAAGAAAATAACTAAGTCCATTTTATTTTCTGAAATCCGCGCACCAATTTGTTGATCGCCACCAAGCGGGCCTGATTTAAAACGATGTACCGTTAAGCCAGTTGCTTCGATAATGCGTAAACCTGTCGTCCCGGTTGCATATAATTGATGCGGTTCGAGCAAATGTTTATATGCAGTTGCAAATCCAACCATCAAATCTTTCTTTTCATCGTGCGCGATTAATGCGATATGCATCTCATTCACCTATCCTTAGTCTAAAATATTTTCTAAGCCATAAATAAGTGTTTCAAGTTCTTTTGTTTTACGAACAGAAAGTGCCACTCCAGACATAAAGGAAATTCGATCATAAGAGTCATGGCGAATTGTTAATCCTTGTCCCTCTGCTCCAAAAATCACTTCTTGATGTGCTACAAGTCCTGGTAAACGCACACTATGAATTCGCATACCTTCATATTCTGCGCCTCTAGCTCCTTCAATAAGTTCTACTTCATCTGCAGCACCTTGTTTAACGAATTCACGCGTTTCCGCCATCATTTCCGCAGTTTTAACAGCCGTACCACTTGGCGCGTCTAATTTATTGTCATGGTGCAACTCAATAATTTCGACGTTCGGGAAATACTTAGCTGCTTTTTGTGCAAATTGCATCATTAAAACAGCGCCTACAGCAAAGTTTGGCGCAATTAACGCACCGATTTTTTTCGATTCTGCAATCGATTTTAGTTCACTAATTTGTTCTGGTGTAAAACCTGTTGTACCAACGACCGCACGTACGCCGTGTTCTAAAATCGTTTTCGTGTTACTATACCCTACTTTAGGGGTCGTAAAATCAACGACACAATCCGGTTTTATTTCTTCTAACATCTCGCTTAAATTACCAAAAACAGGTACATCTAACGAGCTAAATTCCACTATTTCATTTATATTTTTTTCTTTTGGTTCATGGTCAAGTACGGCTACTAACTCTAAATCTGCTTCTCTTAAAACAGTTTTGACAACCTCGTGTCCCATTCTTCCTTTAAATCCAGATACTGCTACTCTCATTTTGCTTTTTCCTCCTTTTTTGTCCAACGATCTTTATCGCGTTCTTTAAATTTTGCCATGACCGTATCGTGTGCTTTTTCCATATCAATATCAAGTGAGTTGGCCATGCAAGTAAGAACAAAAAGGCAATCACCCAGTTCCTCTGCTACAGTTTTAGTAGGTTCACTTGTTTTCTTCGGTTTTTCGCCATAATAATGGTTAATTTCTCTGGCTAGTTCTCCGGTTTCTTCTGTAATTCGGGCCATCATCGCTAGCGGGGAAAAGTAACCTTCCTCGAATCCACCAATGAAATCATCCACTTCTTTTTGTATTTCTGCCATTGTTTTCGCCATCGGTTTTCCCCCTTTATGTGGTAAACTAAAATAGATTTTAAGACTAATTGTTAACTTCATTTCATTATACCTAAACAAATACGTCCAAGTCCATGATTTTTTACTTACATATTAAATAGGTTTCAGGGAGGAAAAAAGTTATGCTAAAAACATTACGCACGAAAAATATTTGCTTTATTATGCTTGGTACGGCGATTTACGCATTTGGCTTAGTTAATTTTAATATCGCCAATAACCTCGGTGAAGGCGGTTTAGCTGGAGTAACCTTATTCCTTCTTCACTTCTTCCAAATTGATCCAGCGTACTCTAACTTAATTTTAAATATACCTTTGTTTATATTAGGTTGGCGAGTTCTAGGCAATCGTTCCCTCATTTATACGGGTATCGGAACGGTGAGTTTGTCCTTATTTTTATGGATTTTCCAGCGAATACCTTATACGCTAGATTTACATAGCGATTTACTTTTAGTCGCCCTTTTTGCTGGTGGCTTTAGTGGTATTGGGCTTGGCCTCGTGTTTCGCTATGGTGGGACGACTGGTGGTAGTGATATTATCGCCAAACTGCTAAATCATACGAAAGGCATTAGCATGGGGCGCACGCTATTTGCTATTGATGCAATTGTTCTCGTTGCCTCACTCTCCTATTTAGATGTCCGTCAAGTTATGTACACGCTCGTCGCCGTATTCATCGGCTCTCGCGTAATTGATTTTGTTCAAGAAGGAGCTTATGCGGCTCGCGGTGCGCTCATTATTTCTAAAGATAATGACGCGATTGCTTCCCATGTGATGCTCGCGATGAATCGCGGGGTGACAGTGTTGGAAGGTCGCGGTGGCTTCTCTAAAAAAGACCAAGACGTCCTTTATATCGTCGTTGCGAAAAATGAAATAATTCAATTAAAAAATATTGTTCAAGCAATTGACCCACATGCCTTTGTTTCCGTCAGTGTCGTTCATGATGTGATGGGAGAAGGTTTCACACTCGATGAAAACAAGAATCCTATCTACTAATGTATTTACTTGGCTCATAGTTTTCTAAAGCCAAATCGACGGTGTTTCCAAGTGCTAAATCCGCTAAAAGTTTGCCAACATAAGGCCCGGTAGTTAAACCAGAAGCACCAAGACCAT from Listeria monocytogenes ATCC 19117 encodes the following:
- a CDS encoding nucleotide pyrophosphohydrolase — protein: MAKTMAEIQKEVDDFIGGFEEGYFSPLAMMARITEETGELAREINHYYGEKPKKTSEPTKTVAEELGDCLFVLTCMANSLDIDMEKAHDTVMAKFKERDKDRWTKKEEKAK
- a CDS encoding biotin--[acetyl-CoA-carboxylase] ligase, which gives rise to MKNNREKLLALFTESDGTYLSGQEIADSLGCSRTAVWKQMEALRKEGFEIEAVRNRGYRLSATAEQYTKDALLLGLETKFIGQHLEIHESVSSTQIIAHQQIESSPEGTVIVADEQTAGKGRLLRPWSSKKGEGIWMSVILKPQIPIQKVPQFTFIASLAITEAIENSTKLEPKIKWPNDIYIGKRKICGVLTEMQAEAETIHAVIIGMGINVNQQEFPEEIKDKASSLKLELGESVSRKALLQEILTSLEKYYELFLDKGFAPIKLLWETKAIPFGEKLTASTTKGKIHGQVKGISDEGVLLLQDALGEVHSIYSADILLDNEK
- a CDS encoding CCA tRNA nucleotidyltransferase, encoding MNDVFLKALPVLQKLTTAGFEAYFVGGSVRDYLLNRTISDVDIATSAFPEEVKEIFQTSYDTGIAHGTVTVRENNEFYEVTTFRTEGTYEDFRRPSEVTFIRSLEEDLKRRDFTMNAIAMDEHFALQDPFSGQLAIQNKEIKAVGKASERFHEDALRMMRAVRFLSQLDFELDKETEKALESQIELLQHTSVERITVEWLKMMKGKAAKRAIELLLKVKMETYLPGLKDEKSALSEFASWDWEKRTTEESIWLGLVVAVKPNNVNAFLKAWKLPNKTIQLVNKAYQYALNMKETWLTEELYHAGKAVFSLVNELNVIRGQENNQHKVSQAYEALPIHSKKDLAITGADLLKWSGESAGPWVKETLDKVECGVLSNEINNEKIQIKRWLGYHEE
- the panC gene encoding pantoate--beta-alanine ligase, with the protein product MLIIRNKQDLKEAILEQKKANKTIGYVPTMGFLHEGHMTLVSHARKETDFVVMSVFVNPTQFGPNEDFDAYPRDEAHDAKLAEEGGVDILFVPTVEEIYPTELATKLHVIKRVSVLDGADREGHFDGVVTVLTKLFHLVNPDNAYFGQKDAQQVAVVSGLVEDYFFPINLRIIATVREADGLAKSSRNVYLTEKERKEAPVIHEALQLGRELIESGETNEAKIVQVMTDKINEQPSHENIAYLALYSYPEFTPVTDWTKGIIIAAAVKYSKARLIDNELINVKRR
- the panB gene encoding 3-methyl-2-oxobutanoate hydroxymethyltransferase; translated protein: MKRPVDFFAMKENGEKITMITAYDYPSAKNVEQAEADMILVGDSLGMVVLGYDSTVPVTMDDMIHHTKAVKRGAPDTFVVTDMPFMTYHGSVDETIQNTRKIIQESGAHAVKLEGAGEVVNKIARLTEAGAPVVAHLGLTPQSVGLTGSYKVRAKSAQEAQELMDNALAVEAAGAIALVLEAIPRQLAEKVSKALSIPTIGIGAGVETDGQVLVYHDIIGYGISRRAKFVKAYADIDERIEPALASYVKEVKAATFPEVKHSFTMAEEDLKGLYGRE
- a CDS encoding YitT family protein, which produces MLKTLRTKNICFIMLGTAIYAFGLVNFNIANNLGEGGLAGVTLFLLHFFQIDPAYSNLILNIPLFILGWRVLGNRSLIYTGIGTVSLSLFLWIFQRIPYTLDLHSDLLLVALFAGGFSGIGLGLVFRYGGTTGGSDIIAKLLNHTKGISMGRTLFAIDAIVLVASLSYLDVRQVMYTLVAVFIGSRVIDFVQEGAYAARGALIISKDNDAIASHVMLAMNRGVTVLEGRGGFSKKDQDVLYIVVAKNEIIQLKNIVQAIDPHAFVSVSVVHDVMGEGFTLDENKNPIY
- the panD gene encoding aspartate 1-decarboxylase, with the translated sequence MFRTMMNGKIHRATVTEANLNYVGSITIDSAILEAVDMLPNEKVQIVNNNNGARIETYIIPGEPGSGVICLNGAAARHVQVGDVVIIMSYGMFTAEEAKTHEPKIVVLDEKNHIEMILPEEKAHTTL
- the mgsA gene encoding methylglyoxal synthase, with product MHIALIAHDEKKDLMVGFATAYKHLLEPHQLYATGTTGLRIIEATGLTVHRFKSGPLGGDQQIGARISENKMDLVIFLRDPLTAQPHEPDVTALIRLCDVYEIPLATNIGTAEILIRGLGAGFLDWRDLRRNDE
- a CDS encoding thioredoxin family protein — protein: MKKILLLLTSITVILTLGACGDNKKETEEKANQTEKESASFLTTISTKDFKQKMADKTTGFVYVGRPTCEDCQAFQPILKKELKKRQPDQKMAYYNTDKASEKSRDDMIALLEKMDIDSVPTMVYLKDGKVASTYAATDEPAKLTNWMNKVSGEVSE
- the dapB gene encoding 4-hydroxy-tetrahydrodipicolinate reductase, whose translation is MRVAVSGFKGRMGHEVVKTVLREADLELVAVLDHEPKEKNINEIVEFSSLDVPVFGNLSEMLEEIKPDCVVDFTTPKVGYSNTKTILEHGVRAVVGTTGFTPEQISELKSIAESKKIGALIAPNFAVGAVLMMQFAQKAAKYFPNVEIIELHHDNKLDAPSGTAVKTAEMMAETREFVKQGAADEVELIEGARGAEYEGMRIHSVRLPGLVAHQEVIFGAEGQGLTIRHDSYDRISFMSGVALSVRKTKELETLIYGLENILD